A stretch of DNA from Candidatus Babeliales bacterium:
ATCGATGAAATACATCGATTACTTGAAAATACTGAAAGCAAACATCATGACACAGATGAAACAGCTACAGCATTATGGACATTCCTTGATAGACAAAAAAACAATAATAACTTCTTTCTTATCGGAACGATGAATCGTATACATAAATTACCAAAACCAGTTAAAAGCAGAATCCTCTCCGACTTTATAGAATTCCCACTAATGACTGATCCCACAAGAAAAAACAATATTCTTCGCAAAAACCTATCGACTAAAAATAGTCAAATGAATGCAGAAATAACTGAATCCTTTTTAATTAAGGAATTAGAAAAAATAAACCCCTACTCTGGGCGAGATTTAGAAAAATTATCAAAAGAAATCTTGGTGCAAAGCAAGCTAAAGAATAAAAATCAGCCTTATCCAATAACTATCACCCAAAATAATATCTCTCAGGGAATGAATAGCTATCTGAGCAAAAGAACCAAAATACAATATGATATTGAAGAAGAAACTGATGAAGAACGACAAGATCGTTATCATAAAGAAAATCTAGAAATGCATGAAAGACATTTTGTTCAGCAACAAAAAATACAAATTGCTCTTAGTTATTATCAAAGCCCAGAAATGACATTGCAATATAAGGAATGTGTTGAGCAACTTATACCTGATGAACATAAAAAACTTTACAAAGATATGATGGCAAACACAGAAGAAAGAAAAGCCCGAGAAGCTGCTGCTGCTGAAAAAGCTGCTGCTGAAAAAGCTAAAAGAGATGCAGAAAATTCTTGGGTAAATCAGGCTAAAAAAGCGATATTCTCATGAACCAACTTAGATTAATTACTTTAATATCTTTATTCAGCTTCTTATCATCTGCCCAAGAAAAACAACAGACGCCAACTGACAAATCAGTACATTTTAATCTGACACCATTATATATACCTGATCCTGAGTATTTTCAGCAAAATGCAGGAGACCAACAAAATGCAACGGAAAAAAGTATTGCTCAGGAAAATCAAACAATAGACAAAACTCCATTACCAAGACCTGCACAATGGATTTTAGAATCATCAATAGAAAACGCTCCAAAATTAGTAAAAGGAATTTTTACATATTTACAATTACGTTCACGTTGCCTTCTCTCAAATCAACCCATTATAAATATACCATCTTTTCATCGCTTTATTTTAGTAGGTCCACCAGGATCAGGCAAAACAACGTTAGCCTGCGCAATAGCTGAAATACTTGGATATACTTATGCATTTATTCCAGCAACAAACTTTTTAGGTAAATTTAGAAATGACACTGCTATCAATCTACAAAAAACCTTAACACAATGCATTGCAGATGGATCAAAAAAAGTCATCATTATCGATGAATTGCATAAATTATTTGAACACCATAAAAGCGAACAAACTGACCATTCACAAACTGCTGCAAGCTTTTGGCTCATGCTTGATCATATAGAAAAATTCTTTCCTAACATCATTGTCATTGGTACTGCTAATAATGTTGACAAATTACCTCCAGAGATTAAAAGTCGCTTTGCAGGGAAAATTATTAACATACAAGCTCCTGATAAAGAGCAAAAAATTCAAATCTTTAAAAATAGTATTATACATGATCAATCGATAGAGCTTGATCCATCAATTACAGATGCATTTATTGCAAAAACAATACAACAAATGGAGCAACAATCATTACGTGACATACGTTCATTTATTGATTCAGCAAAAATATTTTACTATGCGGAGCAAACTACTTTTAATCCAAAATTACCTATTGTTTTAACAAAAATGCATTTTCAACAAGCGCTTAATCAATTGCAAACAGAATCACAAACATTAAAAGAAGGTTTCTCAGACCAACTTTGTAAAAAATTACAACCGTGGGGTGTTGTTTTTGCAATTGCTGCCAACATAATCACACTCATAAAGGCTTCGCATGAATTAGCATGTAAAACTGAATTTCTTATAAAAAAATACAGTCACTAAAAGCAAAACAAATTTATTAAAATTTTCTTGGACAAACTACATGTTTCATACAAAAAAAAGCATACTAACCACCATTTTCACATTTTTTATTTTTTCCCATATCTCTGCATTAAATGTTCAAGATGCTGATACTGATCCTTTTTTGGGCATGGAAAGCACTTCTGAAACAAGTACAAACACTACTACTGAAACTACCAATACAAACAGTATAAATACATTTGATACACAACCTTATAATTTTAGCGACGAAACAGACACAGATAAAATTATATCTTATACAATTACTTATGAAGATCGGATTCTTCTCGCCCAAGATTATTACAACAAAGAAACAGGAGATAGCGAACATGGAATGATGCAAATTTATCCTGATATATCTCTCATGAATGAAGAAAGACAATCATTTGACTTGCCTTCAAATCTGAATTTTAATGATCAAAATCTTTCAATTTCAGATACAACTAATGGCCATCATTCATCAAGTAGACAAGAAGAACAGAGTGATTTTGCTAACAAACTTAAAGATGATATTCTTGATTCCCGCAGACAAGAAACAGAAAATAAGCAAACACCTCAAACACACGCACAACAAAATAATATACGTACAATACAGCGTCAAAAAGCTCTACAAGAATTGAACAAGTTACATACTTCCTCTGCTAACCCAAAAAATATATTTGCATTACCAAGCGTACAAGCACATTTCAAGCAATTTAAATACGAAATTACAGATAAATATAGAGACAGAAAAGTATTTTTTTTCTCTAGAAAAAAAACCTTTCCAACAGCTGCAGCTGAAATAAAATTTGCAAATGCTTTAGTTCCAGAAAAAATAGGAGAATATCTCACACTAATAAACCATGCTGATTCAATTGATCTCAAAATGACAGCATTTGCTGAATTAAAAGAATTATGGCCTTGGAAACGTGATCACACATTTCTAACCAGTAGCTTTGTCAATGGAACTGGCGAAACGGGATTTATCGTACACTTAGACATTGATATAATGGCAATTGCTGAAAGAGATCTTATTTCAAGCCCTGATTACGTTGCTCAACATGCTAATCCAGAATCATTTAAAATTATTCAGGAGTTTAGAGAAAAATGTATAGCTTTACAACAAAAAGGAGATCGCAACGCTCTTTTTCAAGAAGAATTTAAATTACGACAAGAACTTTTTAAAAATGGTAAAAATGACAATTTAACGACAAATATCTGTTATGCGATAGTAGAAAAAATATATTCTGACTCGATAACAAATGTATTATATGAAATTGCACATACTTCATCTCTTGAAAAAGCCCATACTCAATTGCATTACTTAGAAATACAAATATTAGATCAAGCACAACAACATAATATTATTCTTACTGATCAGATCAAAGATTTTATTGTAAAACAATATGGTTTTGATGTAATTGAAGCTGGATATAATTGTTATGCTTCGCGTCCCGATTACATTAAAACAATAAATGATCAACCTGTCTTATCCAATAATAATATATCTCCTATCTTACATAACATTGAGAATAAATCTTTACCTGCAGCTCATAAAGAATTAACACATCTTCAAAAACAAATAGCTGGAACTTTTGAATCTCTTAATATTGCCGACACAACTACACAAAAAGAGTTAATAGTAAAAAAATTCGGTATAGATATTCTTGAACAAGCACACAAAAAATATGAAGCGCGTTCAGATCATAAAATTCTTGCTGAATCCTTCATACCAATTGATGTTAACCAAGCCTGTGCAACAATACTTGAGAACAATAATACTTACGAATCAGTAGCTCATGAAATGAGTGATTTGGCACAGCGTGTATTTGTTAATGGACATCTTTGTAAGCTAGACTTTTTGCCAAAAATAGAATCGTATGTCTATGATTCAATAGATGCCATGAGAATAGCCCAAGATCACCCTACATTCATCTTTAATTTTTCAATGGTTCACCATACATTAGGTGACATTCAACAACTCGCACATGCTATTCTCAGCGGAACACATCCGACCCTACAAAGATCATCGGAGCTTCTAGTCACAGGCTTTACTGCATTCTTTAAAGGTCTTAACCCCATTACACAAATTTCCAATATGGGGCATCTCGCTTGTGAGCTAGGATCACTCTTGGGAAAAGGTGGTACTGCACTACTGAATGATCCTATTACTGCAATACACAATGGTATCACCACAACATTTACATTAACTGAACTTATAAGAAATACTGCTGATTTTACATCAGATTTGACTGTCGGAAAATTGTATTTATCGCCAGAAGAATACAAGCAACGTACTGATACTTTTTGCACAATGATGGGACCCCTACAAGGCGCAACAGCTGATCATTGTTTTAAATTTGTAGGCCAATTAGCAGCAGATGTCTTTGCCACCAAAGGCTTTGGAATTGCCTATACTTTTCTTAAAGAAGTAGATGCGTTAGAAAAACTCGGTAAATCTGCTGCTGCTGTATCACGCATATTCAAAAAAGGATTCGATACGCATCTTGCAAACCATCCTATTATGGTTACGGCTGAAGGCATTGCTTTCCACATGTCTAATGATCTTAAAAATATTGGTGGAGCTGCTAAAGAAATAATCAACAGCTCTCGCGCTCTTATTGATAGTATGACACATGGCATTTTAGCCAAAGTCAGACAAGACATTGTAGCACTAAAAGAAAAATTTACTTGTATCGAAAAATGTCTTCCAGAATGTGCAAAAAAAGGATTTGCGGAATTCAAAAATGGGCATATTAAAATAGCTCATGAACACAT
This window harbors:
- a CDS encoding AAA family ATPase, encoding MSYTRHTIFASILFFQTSLPNDSIDSNNIRPVHFDIKSLYAPEVPEEIRKKIMDEIAQQQQNFNLINKTESFNENDIKEMEFVFESSPEEAQCIVNYLQDPNYFPGVENYRSAFFVGEPGTGKSITAKAIAYKMSQEGWEYKFLSSTSFLKEYRNQTAIQLQKELEKIESSNKPTILIIDEIHRLLENTESKHHDTDETATALWTFLDRQKNNNNFFLIGTMNRIHKLPKPVKSRILSDFIEFPLMTDPTRKNNILRKNLSTKNSQMNAEITESFLIKELEKINPYSGRDLEKLSKEILVQSKLKNKNQPYPITITQNNISQGMNSYLSKRTKIQYDIEEETDEERQDRYHKENLEMHERHFVQQQKIQIALSYYQSPEMTLQYKECVEQLIPDEHKKLYKDMMANTEERKAREAAAAEKAAAEKAKRDAENSWVNQAKKAIFS
- a CDS encoding ATP-binding protein — its product is MNQLRLITLISLFSFLSSAQEKQQTPTDKSVHFNLTPLYIPDPEYFQQNAGDQQNATEKSIAQENQTIDKTPLPRPAQWILESSIENAPKLVKGIFTYLQLRSRCLLSNQPIINIPSFHRFILVGPPGSGKTTLACAIAEILGYTYAFIPATNFLGKFRNDTAINLQKTLTQCIADGSKKVIIIDELHKLFEHHKSEQTDHSQTAASFWLMLDHIEKFFPNIIVIGTANNVDKLPPEIKSRFAGKIINIQAPDKEQKIQIFKNSIIHDQSIELDPSITDAFIAKTIQQMEQQSLRDIRSFIDSAKIFYYAEQTTFNPKLPIVLTKMHFQQALNQLQTESQTLKEGFSDQLCKKLQPWGVVFAIAANIITLIKASHELACKTEFLIKKYSH
- a CDS encoding EndoU domain-containing protein translates to MFHTKKSILTTIFTFFIFSHISALNVQDADTDPFLGMESTSETSTNTTTETTNTNSINTFDTQPYNFSDETDTDKIISYTITYEDRILLAQDYYNKETGDSEHGMMQIYPDISLMNEERQSFDLPSNLNFNDQNLSISDTTNGHHSSSRQEEQSDFANKLKDDILDSRRQETENKQTPQTHAQQNNIRTIQRQKALQELNKLHTSSANPKNIFALPSVQAHFKQFKYEITDKYRDRKVFFFSRKKTFPTAAAEIKFANALVPEKIGEYLTLINHADSIDLKMTAFAELKELWPWKRDHTFLTSSFVNGTGETGFIVHLDIDIMAIAERDLISSPDYVAQHANPESFKIIQEFREKCIALQQKGDRNALFQEEFKLRQELFKNGKNDNLTTNICYAIVEKIYSDSITNVLYEIAHTSSLEKAHTQLHYLEIQILDQAQQHNIILTDQIKDFIVKQYGFDVIEAGYNCYASRPDYIKTINDQPVLSNNNISPILHNIENKSLPAAHKELTHLQKQIAGTFESLNIADTTTQKELIVKKFGIDILEQAHKKYEARSDHKILAESFIPIDVNQACATILENNNTYESVAHEMSDLAQRVFVNGHLCKLDFLPKIESYVYDSIDAMRIAQDHPTFIFNFSMVHHTLGDIQQLAHAILSGTHPTLQRSSELLVTGFTAFFKGLNPITQISNMGHLACELGSLLGKGGTALLNDPITAIHNGITTTFTLTELIRNTADFTSDLTVGKLYLSPEEYKQRTDTFCTMMGPLQGATADHCFKFVGQLAADVFATKGFGIAYTFLKEVDALEKLGKSAAAVSRIFKKGFDTHLANHPIMVTAEGIAFHMSNDLKNIGGAAKEIINSSRALIDSMTHGILAKVRQDIVALKEKFTCIEKCLPECAKKGFAEFKNGHIKIAHEHILGIEPIWNDAKNTLSGISGFHHDFMGTIEKSGLMKFVRTAEKNGCYMADIIVGEQSIPGKTFFPQHWSREEVISKLYEAYADFNKSGITPKLNDRGKYVIHGYTSEGIKIEMIITQKGHMKSAYPII